CGGTGACGGGGATGGTGTTTGGGGGAATTTTTTGATGAGCCTTCCAAGTCTGAAAATTTTAGTATAGTGATTTCAAAGGATGAAACGACGATGCATGGTATGGTCGTATTGACAACTTGATGGTATGGTTAACGTTGGAGGTTAATTGATGCAAAATAGCAAAATGTTTATTCTGGCCTGTTCAGGTGCTTCGAATACAGGTGCTTACTCTGATAAGGTGGCTCGAAAAATGATGCAGAATGGCAACGCCAAAATGCTGTGCCTGGCCCGCTTTGCAGTCGATCCTGCCTTTGCTGAAGAAAGCAAAGCAGAGTTGGGCGATGGCGTCAGAATTGTGGTGCTGGATGGCTGTCCGATCAATTGTGCGGAAAAGATTTTGATGGAGAAAGGTATCCAGCAATTTGAGCACATCAATACGACCGATTTTGGCATCGTCAAAGGACAGACGCCAGTGACCGAAGCAAAGATTAATGAAATATGTGAGTTTTTGAAAGGGAAGGATGCATAAGATGTAATCCATCCGCCAGGTGGCGGATGGACTACATCTAATTTAAAGATGGGAAATAAAACGATCATCATATTGCGCACCCGCCAGTGTCGCCGCAGCGATTTGATCATCAAATTCTTGCAGGCGGAAAAAATGCCGCATATCGTGAAATTGCTTGAAGAAGATCCAGAGGCACAACAATTAGCGCAACAATTCGATATCCGTTCTTCGCCAGGGATTATTGTGAATGGCCAGGTCGTCAATCCTTACCAGATGATTGAGAATTGTCAGATCAAGGATCGGGTAAAAGCAAGACGGTTGCTCGAAGATTTACTGAATGAGGAGAACAAGTAACAACCTTTTCAATCATTAATGACAGCCTGGAGTTATTGCAATTTTATAGCCACCGAGTCACAGAGCGCACAGAGCAATGATCAACGGAATTTTCGAATGAACTTTTTAATATTG
This region of candidate division KSB1 bacterium genomic DNA includes:
- a CDS encoding putative zinc-binding protein, encoding MQNSKMFILACSGASNTGAYSDKVARKMMQNGNAKMLCLARFAVDPAFAEESKAELGDGVRIVVLDGCPINCAEKILMEKGIQQFEHINTTDFGIVKGQTPVTEAKINEICEFLKGKDA